GGATTATATTGAGCACATTCGTGAGGTGCAACCACATGGACCGTACCGCTTACTAGGTTGGTCACTTGGTGGAAATGTGGTTCATGCAATGGGGGCTCAATTGCAAAATCAAGGAGAAGAAGTAGAACTGATCGTTATGCTTGATTCTTATCCAGGTCATTTCTTACCGAATACAGAAGCTCCAACTGAGGAAGAAGCACTAATCGCTTTACTTGCTTTAGGCGGATATGATCCAGACAATATGGATGGTAAGCCGCTTAATATGGAAAGTGCGATTGAAATATTGCGTAAAGATGGAAGTGCATTAGCAAGTCTTGAAGAAGAGACGATTTTAAATTTGAAAGAAACTTACGTGAATTCAGTAGGGTTATTAGGGAAATACGTACCTAAAACGTATAATGGAGACATTTTATTCTTTAGATCTACAGTAATACCAGATTGGTTTGATCCGATTTCTCCCAATACGTGGCTAAATTATATAAATGGAGAGATCGTGCAGTATGACATCGACTGTAGACATAAAGATTTATGTCAGCCAGGGCCACTTACAGAAATTGGACAAGTACTAGCAAATCATTTACAGGAAAAGAAAGGGGTAAGTAAAGTATGACGAATCCGTTTGAAAATGAAAAGTACATGTATAAAGTGTTAAAGAATGAGGAGGGCCAGTATTCTCTCTGGCCTGCCTTTCTTGATGTACCAATTGGTTGGAAAATCGTTCATGAAGAAGATAGTAGACAGGTATGCTTAGAATTCGTCGAATTAAACTGGAGTGATATGGAGCCAAACAAAAGTCGCTTTAGTGAAAGTATTCTGGTAGGAAAATAATAATGAATGTAAAGATAAATCCAAAAATAGTTGTTAGTATCGTTTATATTACGGCTATGTTTATGGCCGCAATGGATGCGACGATTGTAAATGTCGCTTTGCGAACGATAAGTCAGGAATTACAAGTTCCACCTTCCGCGATGGGGACAGTAAATGTTGGATATTTAGTGAGTTTAGCAGTATTTCTTCCGATTTCGGGCTGGCTAGGAGATCGCTTTGGAACGAAGAGAGTATTTTTAACTGCCCTTTTAGTATTTACAATTGCATCTGCTTTGTGCGGGTTTGCGAATGATATTACTTCATTAAATATATTTCGTATTATACAAGGGGCTGGGGGAGGTCTTTTAACACCTGTCGGTATGGCGATGTTATTTCGCACATTCTCACCAGAGGAAAGACCGAAGATTTCTCGTTTTATCGTATTACCAGTTGCTGTTGCACCAGCAATTGGTCCTATCATTAGTGGTTTCTTTGTAGATCAATTGTCTTGGCGTTGGGCATTTTATATTAACCTACCATTTGGAATAGTTGTATTGCTATTCGGACTTCTATTTTTAGTAGAACATGTTGAAACAACTGCTGGTCGTTTGGATTTACCTGGTTTTATCCTTTCAGCACCAGGATTTGCAATGTTAATATACGCACTCAGTCAAGGGCCATCCAAAGGCTGGAGTTCTCCAGAAATCATTGGCACTGGAGTCGGCGGAATGATCCTTATTACATTGTTTATTATTGTAGAACTAAGGGTACAACAACCAATGCTAGATTTACGTTTATTAAAAGATCCATTATTCCGAAACATGAGTCTCATTTCATTATTTTCAGCTGCAGGTTTACTCGGAATGCTATTTGTATTTCCGCTTATGTATCAAAATGTATTACACGCATCCGCATTAGAAACAGGGCTTACAACGTTTCCTGAAGCAATTGGACTTATGGTTGCTTCTCAGCTTGTGCCGTGGTCATACAAAAAATTAGGAGCGCGTAAGCTAATTTCTACGGGATTAGTTGGATCGGCAATTATATTTGTCTTATTGAGTTTCGTGAATCATGAGACGAATCCATGGATGATTCGAATGTTATTGTTTGGTATTGGAGTTTTCCTTGGACATTCAGTAGGAGCTGTGCAATTTTCCGCTTTTAATAACATTCAGCCCGCTTCAATGGGAAGAGCAACTACTATTTTTAATGTGCAAAATCGATTAGGTTCAGCGATCGGTGTCGCGATTTTAGCTAGTCTTTTAGCTGGTTTTGGAAGTGATAGTGTCAGTGAATCGGGGAGTATAGAATCAAGTATAGTATCTTATCAAATTGCATTAATCGGTGCAGCGGTATTTTTAT
The DNA window shown above is from Bacillus clarus and carries:
- a CDS encoding MbtH family protein — protein: MTNPFENEKYMYKVLKNEEGQYSLWPAFLDVPIGWKIVHEEDSRQVCLEFVELNWSDMEPNKSRFSESILVGK
- a CDS encoding MDR family MFS transporter, coding for MNVKINPKIVVSIVYITAMFMAAMDATIVNVALRTISQELQVPPSAMGTVNVGYLVSLAVFLPISGWLGDRFGTKRVFLTALLVFTIASALCGFANDITSLNIFRIIQGAGGGLLTPVGMAMLFRTFSPEERPKISRFIVLPVAVAPAIGPIISGFFVDQLSWRWAFYINLPFGIVVLLFGLLFLVEHVETTAGRLDLPGFILSAPGFAMLIYALSQGPSKGWSSPEIIGTGVGGMILITLFIIVELRVQQPMLDLRLLKDPLFRNMSLISLFSAAGLLGMLFVFPLMYQNVLHASALETGLTTFPEAIGLMVASQLVPWSYKKLGARKLISTGLVGSAIIFVLLSFVNHETNPWMIRMLLFGIGVFLGHSVGAVQFSAFNNIQPASMGRATTIFNVQNRLGSAIGVAILASLLAGFGSDSVSESGSIESSIVSYQIALIGAAVFLFIALLFALRIRDQDAMSKGNNKPLPTVKEVREKEVVNE